The Nitrosomonas sp. sh817 genome includes a window with the following:
- the aroA gene encoding 3-phosphoshikimate 1-carboxyvinyltransferase yields MKWLDLPFSKEARGNVKLPGSKSISNRILLLAALSEGTTHIQDLLASDDTARMLEALTKLGITISQSSEHDYCVTGASGKFPVAEADLFLGNAGTAFRPLVAVLSLMQGHYRLSGVPRMHERPIANLVDALRQIGANITYLGNPGYPPLEIGPADMQNRDESLTVNVKGNVSSQFLTGLLMALPLTGKQSIIHVSGNLISKPYIELTLAQMRRFRVEVEQRDWQQFIIPPQQAYRSPGQISVEGDASSASYFLAAGAIGHGPVRVHGVGRDSVQGDTRFAAALEMMGAKISMGDHWIEASSTAANGKKPLHAIELDCNHIPDAAMTLAVTALFAEGTTVLYNIASWRLKETDRLAAMATELRKLGAQVEEGADYLRITPPAHGLTPDIAIDTYDDHRMAMCFSLVSLGTPVRINDPGCVAKTFPDYFELFSQLVHSPKI; encoded by the coding sequence ATGAAATGGCTTGATCTTCCATTCTCAAAAGAAGCGCGCGGCAATGTGAAGCTGCCCGGTTCCAAAAGTATCTCCAACCGGATTCTGTTACTCGCCGCACTATCGGAAGGCACCACGCATATTCAAGATTTATTGGCGTCTGATGATACTGCGCGCATGCTCGAAGCCCTCACCAAATTAGGAATTACGATTTCGCAATCATCCGAGCATGATTATTGCGTAACAGGAGCTAGCGGCAAGTTTCCAGTAGCTGAAGCCGACTTATTTCTCGGAAATGCCGGCACTGCATTCCGTCCCTTGGTTGCTGTACTATCACTGATGCAAGGGCATTACCGTTTATCCGGCGTGCCGCGCATGCACGAGCGCCCGATTGCTAATTTGGTCGATGCGTTGCGGCAAATCGGTGCAAACATCACATACTTGGGCAATCCCGGTTATCCTCCCCTGGAAATCGGACCAGCCGATATGCAAAACCGGGATGAATCGTTGACGGTTAACGTGAAGGGTAATGTTTCCAGTCAGTTCTTAACCGGTCTTTTGATGGCTCTACCGCTAACCGGGAAACAATCCATCATTCATGTATCCGGTAATTTAATTTCAAAACCTTATATTGAACTGACGCTTGCCCAAATGCGGCGATTCCGTGTTGAAGTCGAACAGCGTGATTGGCAGCAATTTATTATTCCGCCGCAGCAAGCATATCGCAGTCCCGGCCAAATCAGCGTTGAAGGCGATGCTTCTTCCGCCTCTTATTTCCTCGCTGCCGGTGCAATTGGACATGGACCGGTTCGCGTTCATGGGGTGGGTCGTGACAGCGTGCAAGGCGATACCCGGTTTGCAGCGGCGCTTGAAATGATGGGCGCTAAAATTTCGATGGGAGACCACTGGATCGAAGCAAGCAGTACTGCAGCCAATGGAAAAAAACCGCTGCATGCCATTGAGCTTGACTGCAACCACATTCCGGATGCCGCCATGACACTGGCGGTTACTGCCTTGTTCGCGGAAGGCACTACCGTGCTTTACAATATCGCCAGCTGGCGATTAAAAGAAACCGACCGGTTGGCGGCTATGGCTACCGAACTACGAAAGTTAGGCGCGCAAGTCGAAGAAGGAGCGGATTACTTACGCATCACGCCACCCGCTCACGGGTTAACGCCGGATATCGCCATCGATACCTATGATGACCATCGCATGGCGATGTGCTTCTCGCTTGTTTCCTTGGGAACGCCGGTTCGCATCAACGATCCCGGTTGTGTTGCAAAAACTTTTCCCGATTATTTTGAGTTATTTTCGCAACTCGTTCACTCTCCAAAAATATAA
- the cmk gene encoding (d)CMP kinase → MNIHTIPVITIDGPSASGKGTIAQLVANKLGFHYLDSGALYRLVALKSLQSRIDIDDTVQLAGLARKLDTVFKDNQICLDGKIVTDEIRSEQCGNLASKLAAHPQVRAALTERQRAFRQPPGLVTDGRDMGSVIFPDAILKIFLTASAEIRAQRRHNQLIEKGISANIADLLQDIEKRDERDSNRSIAPLQQCSDARLLDTSSLTISQAQDTVLAWYNAICAKTSA, encoded by the coding sequence ATGAACATTCATACGATCCCCGTCATTACCATCGATGGTCCATCAGCATCCGGAAAAGGCACCATCGCCCAGCTGGTTGCCAATAAACTCGGATTTCATTATCTGGACAGCGGCGCGCTGTATCGATTAGTTGCATTAAAATCGCTGCAATCCCGCATTGATATTGACGATACTGTGCAACTTGCCGGCTTAGCCAGAAAATTGGATACGGTTTTTAAGGATAACCAAATTTGCCTGGACGGAAAAATCGTTACCGATGAGATTCGCTCCGAGCAGTGCGGAAACTTAGCATCAAAATTAGCAGCCCACCCGCAAGTCCGTGCCGCGCTGACTGAGCGCCAGCGCGCATTTCGTCAACCTCCCGGGCTGGTGACCGATGGCCGGGACATGGGATCGGTCATCTTTCCGGATGCAATTCTTAAAATCTTTCTAACTGCAAGTGCTGAAATCCGTGCGCAAAGACGCCATAACCAGTTGATAGAGAAAGGAATAAGTGCTAATATTGCCGACCTTTTGCAAGATATCGAGAAACGGGATGAACGCGACAGCAATCGTAGTATTGCACCTTTACAGCAATGTAGTGACGCACGATTACTGGATACCTCATCGCTAACCATATCCCAGGCGCAAGACACTGTTCTCGCCTGGTATAATGCAATCTGTGCGAAAACCAGCGCTTGA
- the rpsA gene encoding 30S ribosomal protein S1 → MTNASPATQKSPESFAQLFEESLTRQEMRIGEVITAEVVRVDYNIVVVNAGLKSESFIPVEEFKNDRGEIEVKPGDFISVAIESLEDGFGETRLSRDKAKRLTAWHDLEEAMESGKIVTGMVNGKVKGGLTAMINGIRAFLPGSLVDIRPVKDTTPYENKEMEFKVIKLDRKRNNVVVSRRAVLEATQGADRETLLSNLQEGAIVHGIVKNITDYGAFVDLGGIDGLLHITDLAWRRVKHPSEVVTIGDEVTAKVLKFDQEKNRVSLGMKQLTEDPWVGLSRRYPARTRLFGKVTNLTDYGAFIEIEQGIEGLVHVSEMDWTNKNVYPSKIVQLGDEVEVMILEIDEERRRISLGMKQCQQNPWEEFAAAHEKGDKVRGQIKSITDFGVFIGLPGNIDGLVHLSDLSWNQPGEETVLNYKKGDEVEAIILSIDVERERISLGIKQMEGDPFTSFVAEHDKNSIIEGTVKSIDAKGAVIALTDEVEGYLRASEVSRDRVEDIRTHLKEGDKVETMIINVDRKNRTINLSIKAKDKSDETSAMQKIKAPTNAGTTSLGALLKAKMDSKSTEQ, encoded by the coding sequence ATGACTAATGCTTCCCCTGCTACCCAGAAATCCCCCGAAAGTTTTGCTCAACTCTTTGAAGAAAGTCTCACACGCCAGGAAATGCGCATCGGCGAAGTTATCACCGCCGAGGTGGTTCGCGTTGATTACAATATTGTTGTTGTCAATGCAGGCCTTAAATCAGAAAGTTTTATTCCGGTCGAAGAATTCAAAAATGACCGCGGCGAAATTGAAGTAAAACCCGGCGATTTTATCAGTGTCGCCATCGAATCGCTCGAAGATGGTTTTGGAGAAACACGCCTTTCCCGCGACAAGGCAAAACGCCTCACCGCGTGGCATGATTTGGAAGAAGCCATGGAAAGCGGAAAAATCGTGACCGGAATGGTCAATGGCAAGGTGAAGGGCGGCCTGACAGCGATGATTAACGGTATCCGCGCATTTTTGCCAGGCTCGCTAGTCGATATACGTCCGGTAAAAGACACTACGCCTTATGAAAATAAGGAAATGGAATTCAAGGTTATCAAGCTAGACCGTAAACGTAACAACGTGGTCGTGTCACGCCGCGCAGTCTTGGAAGCAACACAGGGCGCCGATCGTGAAACCTTGCTATCGAATCTGCAAGAAGGCGCCATTGTTCATGGAATCGTCAAGAATATTACGGATTACGGTGCATTTGTCGATTTGGGCGGTATTGACGGTCTATTGCATATTACCGATTTAGCATGGCGCCGCGTCAAACATCCTTCCGAGGTTGTTACTATCGGCGATGAAGTCACCGCCAAAGTTCTTAAATTCGATCAAGAAAAGAACCGCGTATCCTTGGGCATGAAGCAACTCACCGAGGACCCTTGGGTTGGATTATCACGCCGTTACCCAGCACGCACCCGCCTGTTTGGAAAAGTTACCAATCTGACCGACTACGGTGCATTCATCGAAATTGAACAGGGCATCGAAGGTTTGGTTCACGTTTCCGAAATGGATTGGACCAACAAAAATGTCTACCCATCCAAGATTGTGCAGCTCGGAGACGAAGTCGAGGTCATGATCCTTGAGATTGATGAAGAACGGCGCCGTATCTCCCTGGGTATGAAACAATGCCAGCAAAATCCATGGGAAGAGTTTGCTGCTGCGCATGAAAAAGGCGACAAGGTTCGCGGACAGATTAAATCGATTACCGATTTCGGCGTATTTATCGGACTCCCCGGCAATATTGACGGTCTGGTGCATTTATCCGATTTATCCTGGAATCAACCTGGCGAAGAAACGGTTCTAAACTACAAGAAAGGCGATGAGGTTGAAGCGATTATCCTATCCATCGACGTCGAAAGAGAGCGGATCTCACTGGGTATCAAACAGATGGAAGGTGATCCATTTACCAGTTTTGTCGCGGAACATGACAAAAACAGCATCATTGAAGGCACGGTAAAATCCATTGATGCGAAAGGCGCTGTCATTGCTTTAACCGATGAAGTGGAAGGATACTTGCGCGCTTCCGAAGTCTCGCGCGATCGCGTTGAAGATATCCGCACCCATTTGAAGGAAGGCGATAAGGTTGAAACCATGATTATCAACGTCGACCGCAAGAATCGGACGATCAATCTCTCGATCAAAGCAAAAGATAAGTCAGACGAAACCAGCGCTATGCAAAAAATTAAAGCGCCGACTAACGCTGGAACAACCAGCCTGGGTGCGCTTCTAAAAGCTAAAATGGATAGCAAAAGTACTGAGCAATAA
- a CDS encoding integration host factor subunit beta, translating to MTKSELISRLAARFPQLVTKDAELSVKTIIDAMARSLAKGERIEIRGFGSFDLNYRPPRVGRNPKSGEKVKVPEKYVPHFKAGKEMRERVDFKDKK from the coding sequence ATGACAAAATCTGAATTGATTTCTCGACTTGCGGCACGTTTTCCGCAGCTTGTGACTAAAGATGCCGAACTTTCCGTTAAAACGATTATCGATGCCATGGCCAGAAGCTTGGCCAAGGGCGAGCGAATCGAGATCCGGGGTTTTGGAAGCTTTGATCTGAATTACCGGCCGCCACGCGTCGGCCGTAATCCTAAGTCAGGCGAGAAAGTTAAAGTACCGGAAAAATATGTTCCGCATTTCAAAGCTGGCAAAGAAATGCGCGAACGTGTTGATTTTAAAGATAAGAAGTAG
- a CDS encoding lipopolysaccharide assembly LapA domain-containing protein has protein sequence MMKLITWLSRIFIFVALAVFASNNTQLITLQYYFDKSIELPLSVALLIFFAAGALIAAVVVRCRCHTD, from the coding sequence ATGATGAAACTAATCACATGGCTTTCACGCATTTTTATTTTTGTAGCGCTTGCGGTCTTTGCTTCTAATAACACGCAGCTTATTACGTTGCAATACTACTTCGACAAATCAATAGAACTTCCTTTAAGTGTTGCTTTGCTGATCTTCTTTGCTGCGGGTGCGCTCATTGCGGCGGTTGTGGTTCGATGCCGTTGCCATACTGATTAA
- the pyrF gene encoding orotidine-5'-phosphate decarboxylase — protein MPESRIIVALDYSNETDAWHLINKLEPQLCRLKVGKELFTIAGPRFVEKLVSTGYDVFLDLKFHDIPNTVAQACKAAAGLGVWMLNVHALGGRKMMLAARDAIQTTSTKLIAVTLLTSLDKEDLAEIGLPGQPADIVQRLAHLAYDCGMDGVVCSAQEAIQLRQTLGHSFCLVTPGIRPADAHSGDQKRITTPAQAIINGAHYLVIGRPITQAQDPVLTCERLNAEIAILQS, from the coding sequence ATGCCTGAATCACGCATCATTGTTGCACTGGATTATTCGAATGAAACCGATGCGTGGCACTTAATCAACAAATTAGAGCCGCAACTGTGCCGGTTAAAAGTCGGCAAGGAACTGTTCACGATTGCAGGTCCGCGCTTTGTTGAAAAACTCGTATCCACAGGGTACGACGTTTTCCTTGATTTGAAATTCCACGATATCCCCAATACTGTTGCGCAGGCATGCAAAGCTGCCGCGGGTCTCGGCGTATGGATGCTCAATGTTCATGCCCTAGGCGGGCGGAAAATGATGCTGGCGGCACGTGATGCGATCCAGACTACTTCAACGAAATTAATCGCGGTCACTTTACTGACAAGTCTGGATAAGGAAGACCTTGCAGAAATCGGCTTGCCGGGCCAGCCAGCCGATATCGTTCAACGCTTGGCGCACTTAGCGTATGACTGCGGAATGGATGGCGTTGTTTGCTCTGCTCAAGAGGCCATTCAGCTTCGGCAAACATTGGGACATAGTTTTTGCTTGGTTACACCTGGAATACGGCCTGCGGATGCTCATTCCGGCGATCAGAAACGTATCACAACCCCCGCTCAGGCCATTATCAATGGCGCACATTACTTGGTAATCGGCCGGCCAATCACGCAAGCGCAAGACCCGGTGCTCACATGTGAGCGATTGAATGCTGAAATCGCTATTTTACAATCGTAA
- a CDS encoding class I SAM-dependent methyltransferase produces the protein MNDWTGGYVADIGYTYGYYSELNPLRIKQLFTHAGLKFPKINTACELGFGQGLSINAHAAASQIEWYGTDFNPSQVVFAKELGEVSGAGVRLYDDSFSEFAVRTDLPEFDFIGVHGIWSWINDENRTIIVDFIKRKLKVGGVLYISYNTLPGWSPFLPVRHLWTEHAKTLGAEGHGIVNRINGALDFSERLLAVNPIYSKINPQIAERVKKVKAQNRHYLAHEYFNRDWHPIHFATMMEWLAPAKLNFACSVNPIDHIDIINLTEAQQNLLKEIPDAMFRESVRDFIVNQQFRRDYWVKGSCSISKLEQIERNRELRIVLTVHRSEAEMKVTGALGQATLSEAVYGPILDVLADYKIKTVGQLEQTLQGRQITLAQIVQAVMILTGSGQLSLVQEDSEISRAKKQTDKLNQFLLKKSASSGDIACLASPVTGGGVAIGRFQQLFLLAMSKGKKNADDCVQFAWQILAGQGQKIIKQGKTLETDHDNIQELKEQAEKFLEKQLPILRVLQIV, from the coding sequence CCATTGCGCATCAAGCAACTATTCACTCATGCAGGACTTAAGTTCCCAAAAATTAATACTGCATGCGAGCTAGGGTTTGGGCAAGGATTAAGTATTAACGCCCATGCGGCTGCTTCCCAGATCGAGTGGTATGGCACCGATTTCAATCCATCCCAGGTTGTATTTGCCAAAGAATTGGGAGAGGTTTCAGGAGCCGGTGTAAGACTTTATGATGACAGTTTTAGTGAATTCGCTGTGCGCACAGATCTGCCGGAATTCGATTTCATAGGGGTGCACGGTATCTGGAGTTGGATCAATGACGAAAACAGGACGATAATCGTCGATTTTATTAAAAGAAAATTAAAGGTCGGCGGCGTGTTATACATCAGCTATAACACTTTGCCCGGCTGGTCGCCGTTTTTGCCAGTTCGTCACTTATGGACTGAGCATGCAAAAACACTGGGTGCTGAAGGTCACGGGATTGTCAATCGCATCAATGGTGCGCTGGATTTTTCTGAAAGGTTATTAGCGGTAAATCCGATATATTCGAAAATTAATCCGCAAATTGCTGAGAGAGTGAAGAAAGTAAAGGCGCAGAACCGGCATTATCTGGCTCATGAGTATTTTAATCGCGATTGGCACCCGATTCACTTCGCAACCATGATGGAATGGCTTGCACCGGCAAAATTAAACTTTGCATGCTCCGTAAACCCAATCGACCATATCGATATCATCAATTTGACCGAGGCGCAGCAGAATTTATTAAAGGAAATTCCTGATGCGATGTTTCGGGAGAGTGTAAGAGATTTTATTGTTAATCAGCAATTCCGCCGGGATTACTGGGTGAAAGGCAGCTGTAGTATTTCAAAACTAGAGCAGATCGAAAGGAATCGCGAGCTTCGGATAGTATTAACGGTTCATCGCTCAGAAGCGGAAATGAAAGTAACGGGCGCACTGGGTCAGGCAACGCTCAGCGAAGCTGTATATGGTCCCATTCTGGATGTGCTAGCAGACTATAAGATTAAAACGGTTGGTCAACTGGAACAGACCTTGCAAGGCCGGCAAATCACGCTTGCGCAGATCGTTCAAGCTGTCATGATATTGACTGGCTCCGGACAATTGTCATTAGTTCAGGAAGACAGTGAAATCAGCCGGGCAAAGAAACAAACCGATAAATTGAATCAATTCCTTTTGAAGAAATCCGCAAGTTCAGGTGATATCGCATGTTTAGCGAGTCCGGTGACTGGCGGCGGTGTCGCGATAGGGCGATTTCAGCAGTTATTTCTGCTTGCGATGAGTAAAGGCAAGAAAAATGCCGATGACTGCGTGCAATTTGCTTGGCAGATACTGGCGGGACAAGGTCAGAAAATTATCAAGCAAGGAAAAACACTTGAAACGGATCATGACAATATCCAAGAATTGAAAGAACAAGCAGAGAAATTTCTAGAGAAACAATTACCGATATTGAGAGTGTTGCAAATAGTGTGA